Proteins from one Rosa chinensis cultivar Old Blush chromosome 7, RchiOBHm-V2, whole genome shotgun sequence genomic window:
- the LOC112180496 gene encoding uncharacterized protein LOC112180496, which produces MGRRQNDPEATHYSTPFLLWVGLVSCALVYALLSVVLKPNAPELGSMALVEQSGEKGESDRGCCRGIENLELWGAAVKWGSEFKFNSSEECCQSCKAMCTGTDGPCLCDSWVFCGKKEACGSKFGECWLKKQKDTLSPQRQETGEKVSWTSGIIFGRGEGIVGLETQYGTLHIKLFPDCAPHSVAYILELLELRHCAGCQFYRAESRGESWDSEGNHIKDAPFGPPFALVQGTLEAQGATFKKFPTEVCPTLRRGSVAWIGSGPEFFISLANHEEWKKEYTVFASVLPEDMYIAEKITQLPTTPDVWNNINVSVLEKPVPLMLRRIKTSHGDLTRNGK; this is translated from the exons ATGGGTCGGAGGCAGAACGACCCAGAAGCCACCCATTACTCCACTCCCTTCCTCCTCTGGGTGGGTCTGGTCTCCTGTGCTCTGGTCTACGCTCTTCTCTCTGTGGTGCTTAAACCCAATGCGCCTGAGCTCGGGTCAATGGCATTGGTGGAACAGAGTGGGGAGAAGGGAGAGAGTGATAGGGGGTGTTGCAGAGGGATTGAGAATTTGGAGCTGTGGGGTGCAGCTGTGAAGTGGGGTTCTGAGTTTAAGTTCAATTCTTCTGAGGAGTGTTGCCAGTCTTGTAAAGCAATGTGTACTGGGACTGATGGGCCTTGTTTGTGTGATAGTTGGGTCTTCTGTGGGAAGAAGGAGGCTTGTGGCTCTAAATTTGGTGAG TGCTGGTTGAAGAAGCAGAAGGATACATTGTCCCCTCAGCGCCAAGAAACAGGGGAGAAAGTTAGTTGGACATCTGGAATCATCTTTGGGAGAGGAGAG GGCATTGTTGGCTTGGAAACACAATATGGGACTCTACATATAAAA CTTTTCCCTGACTGTGCCCCTCATTCTGTGGCCTACATTCTTGAGTTGTTGGAATTGCGTCATTGTGCAGGCTGCCAATTCTATCGTGCAGAGAGCCGTGGGGAATCATGGGACTCAGAAGGAAACCACATTAAAGAT GCTCCTTTCGGCCCACCTTTTGCACTGGTTCAGGGAACACTGGAAGCCCAAGGAGCCACATTTAAGAAGTTTCCAACTGAAGTTTGCCCAACCTTAAGAAGGGGTTCGGTAGCATGGATTGGCTCTGGTCCTGAATTTTTCATAAGCCTTGCGAACCATGAGGAGTGGAAAAAAGAATACACTGTCTTTGCTTCTGTTCTTCCAGAAGACATGTACATCGCTGAGAAAATCACCCAGCTTCCCACCACCCCTGATGTTTGGAACAATATCAATGTGTCAGTGTTGGAGAAGCCTGTTCCTTTGATGTTGCGAAGAATCAAGACAAGCCATGGGGATCTCACCAGAAACGGAAAATAA
- the LOC112179087 gene encoding serine/threonine-protein kinase SAPK3, whose amino-acid sequence MEERYEPMKDLGSGNFGVARLVRDKKTKELVAVKYIERGKKIDENVQREIINHRSLRHPNIVRFKEVLLTPSHLAIVMEYAAGGELFERICSAGRFSEDEARFFFQQLISGVSYCHSMEICHRDLKLENTLLDGSATPRLKICDFGYSKSAILHSQPKSTVGTPAYIAPEVLSRKEYDGKIADVWSCGVTLYVMLVGAYPFEDPEDPRNFRKTIERIMSVQYTIPDYVRISADCKHLLSRVFVANPSKRMSLPEIKQHPWFLKNLARELIEVEKKSFAEVERDHPTQSIEEINRIIQDARTPGEGSKGVGHAVAGAGPSDSDDVDLDSEVDLSGDFA is encoded by the exons ATGGAGGAGAGGTATGAGCCAATGAAGGATCTTGGGTCTGGCAACTTTGGAGTGGCGAGGCTGGTCAGAGACAAGAAGACCAAGGAGCTTGTGGCTGTTAAGTACATAGAGAGAGGGAAGAAG ATTGATGAGAATGTTCAGAGGGAAATCATAAATCACAGATCCTTGAGGCATCCAAATATTGTCAGGTTCAAAGAG GTCTTGTTGACTCCAAGTCATTTAGCTATTGTCATGGAATATGCAGCTGGTGGTGAACTCTTTGAGAGGATATGTAGTGCTGGTAGATTTAGTGAAGATGAG GCAAGATTTTTCTTTCAGCAGCTGATATCTGGAGTCAGCTACTGTCATTCCATG GAAATTTGTCACAGGGATCTGAAACTGGAAAACACACTCTTGGACGGAAGTGCAACACCACGTCTTAAAATTTGTGACTTTGGATACTCCAAG TCTGCTATTTTGCACTCGCAACCAAAATCAACTGTCGGAACGCCTGCATACATTGCTCCGGAGGTTCTGTCACGGAAGGAATATGATGGAAAG ATTGCAGATGTTTGGTCCTGTGGTGTGACACTATATGTGATGTTGGTTGGAGCATATCCTTTTGAGGATCCTGAAGATCCTCGAAATTTTCGTAAGACCATTGAG AGAATTATGAGTGTCCAGTACACCATACCCGACTATGTACGTATTTCAGCAGACTGCAAGCACCTACTTTCTCGTGTTTTTGTTGCCAACCCTTCTAAG AGGATGAGTCTTCCTGAGATAAAACAGCACCCCTGGTTTCTGAAAAATTTGGCGAGAGAGCTAATTGAGGTTGAGAAAAAAAGCTTTGCAGAAGTGGAACGTGACCACCCAACACAGAGCATTGAAGAAATAAATAGGATCATACAAGATGCAAGGACACCAGGGGAAGGTTCCAAAGGAGTTGGCCACGCTGTTGCAGGAGCAGGACCATCCGACTCTGATGATGTAGATTTGGACTCAGAAGTTGATCTCAGTGGTGACTTTGCTTGA